The Ostrea edulis chromosome 1, xbOstEdul1.1, whole genome shotgun sequence genomic sequence ACACACAGGTATTATGTTCACTAATCACACACACAGGTATTATGTAAACTAATCACACACAGGTGTTATGTAATTAATCACACACAGGTATTATAGTGAGGCCCATGAAGATTTTTTATAATGATTTCTGTAGCACAAGTAGCCTACAATTTGGTTTCTTGACTCCATGCATGTATATAACTGTACAGctattaaaataatgatatatcacAGTCTTAACAAGAGGCCTGAGGGCCACATTGCTAACCTGAGTCACCTAGACCCTACTGTTGTTCAGATAatgtgattttcaaaagattttttttttcaatctttttccCTGAAAAAAAGTTGATCCCATTTTGTAACCCTAATCTAGTCCCAAAATTTTTGGGTTACAACCTAACCAAACTTGgattcacacaacatggggatgcttcaacaccaatatgactaccaaataccaaatttgaagagaattggaatggtagttatgaagaagttagaaaatgtttaattgttaaagTCTGACACACTCTgactaattgcaataggtcacctgagtttactcaggtttgaacaaacttgaatctacgagggcgagtcaataagtaaccagcctaacttatttccggttgagatccacctcttcttttttgATGTAATTGCCATCTAGTGTTatgcacttagaccaacggtgttcaagtgccatcagcccagaatgtaaaaagtcagggtcctttccattgacccactcaACTGCTGTCACGACTTCTTCTTCAGACCGGAAATTACGTCcacggatatcctttttcaagtttgggaataggaagaagtcgctaggagctaAGTCAGGTGAATAGGCAGggtgtggtattaattcatacctgtttcgctctacagcatccattgcaactttgcaagtgtggactctcacgttgtcctgttgcagcaaaacacagTTAGAGAGTTTACTTTGGCATTTTTCACAgatggcggttctcagctggtctagcaagtatgcatagtacactccagttattgtacttctcttgggtaaaaagtcaCCATAATCATGCCTTTTGCATtccaaaatactgtggccatcaccttgccagcagatggttgcatcttgaacttctttggcctcgggacccaggccctacccactgacgactcttgagctttattctctggcttataataatgaacccaagtctcatctacagtcaacagatgaaaaaaaatcaaaaaaaaatcttttgacctaaaacacttcaacaaggcgctgcatactgatgctctggttgccatttgctcattgTTAAGGGATATGGGGACCCAACGGGCTGTTAGGTTGTGCATACCTAGATTGTAgaaacgctaccatgtgaaatgcctaatgcctgcactatttcttccacctgaattcgcctatcagagtataccagatctcgaactttcttacacatttctttgtcagtggcatccagtgggcgtccagacctggcttcatcttctaaagacgttctactgagtttgaattcccctacccagaatttaacctgagctTAAGATGttgcagaagacccataaacatcaGCTAACTCGCTGTGTATttcctgttttaccttttaaatacaagtaccaaATTATAGCACAATACTCagctttagatgaaaagcatgcctttgcatcatgtttgacattcaatatcttataaaagaattGACTCGATACGCATGtaattttgtacccaggtataaaacatgtattgaaacaaggcataAAAATCGTGACCGTTTCGGCCAAttggaaatgggataggctggttacttatatTGACTCACCCTCATATGTACTATGTTAGGAAGGTGTCatgaaaatttttaacttttctggccttgtacatgtagttcttgaaaaaatattaaaatggtCCCACCCtgtttttgccttttcttgactATCTCCACTTTGAAGAGGACATGACTCTtcattgaacaaacttgaatccccttcacccaaagatgattcataccaagttttattgaaattggcctagtggttctcgAAATGGAGATAAGAAAATGTGAACACTTTAAAACACTAACAATGATGAcaacaatggacaaattttgatcagaaaagctcacttgaaccttcagctcaggtgagcttaaaaACTGAAGCTTTGTTTATGGTCATAAATGTACAAATAAATTGACTAAAACATTCAATTTGTCAAAGACTGATTGAAATAGATGATGAATtgagaggaaataaaaaatttgtaaacaggTGGTCAAAACATTTTTTCACAGGAGTTGGAcaggtctctctctctctcatcaatCAATACAATTTACTACACATGTATTGCTAATTGTGCTTATTTtgaactttgataaaacatacaGGAAAATAATATCCTACTCAATCATAACAAAAGTAATGCAACTGAGTCTTACAGTACATGAAGTCACTAGTTGACATTTGTGAGTAGATTGTGTCAATTCAGATATCTTGCCACTTAATGTGATTAACAGAGTGTGTGTACAAATCCTCATACACATGGAGAAAAAAAACCTAGTGTCAGGAACCGCATCTTATACCTGTTTGTCAGCAGTATGTGTTATTGTGCGTACTATTAAACATGTGCCGTGTCTTTATTTGTTGGATAGCAACAGGAGTAATATTTAGCTCAACTTAATTTATAAACTGGGTAAAAATGACAGCTACAAGTATTAGCCTACAATGTCACATATTCATTCAGTAAACCAAGGATTAATGCTCtgccacccccaccccccaataaataataaaatctacaaaaaatTACCATTGTAACTGATTCTAGGTTTGGTCAAGCATATCACTAAGTGACACTCAATTTCTTCGGGAGGTATAAACTTGGCACACACCGGACATTTAATGcctgaaaatgaaaaaaagattaAGTAAATACCATTGTGTACACATAGGTAAAACTTACATGTAAACTCAGTGCATTATGTTTAAAGGTTAAAAACACTTCTGAATAATAGTACATGCACTTTTTAACAGTAGCTAGATCCATCAAACTGCAAAGCAATTCCTGCTCAACATTATCTTATTGTTAACATATTGCTCCCTATTCAGGATGGACTATCAGTTAATATAATTATCTGAATCATTCATGATTGGATGGACTATCAGTTAATATAATTATCAGAATCATTTATGATTGGATGGACTATCAGttaatataattatcaaaatcatttATGATTGGACGAACTATATCAGTTAGTATAATTATCTGAATCATTTATGATTGGACGGACTATCAgttaatataattatatctgAATCATTTATGATTGGACGGACTATCAGTTAATATAATTATCAGAATCCTTTAATATGATTGGACGGACTATCAGTTAATATAATCATCAAAAATCATTTATGATTGGACGGACTATCGGTTAATATAATTATCAGAATCATTCATGATTGGACGGACTATCAGTTAATATAATTATCAGAATCATTTATGATTGGACGGACTATCAGTTAATATAATCATCAGAATCATTTATGATTGGACGGACTATCAGTTAATATAATTATCAGAATCATTTATGATTGAACGGACTATCAGTTAATATAATTATCTGAATCATTTATGATTCAAACACACAATCTATGAATTCGTTGAtgtaaccactgagccagagtttgatattcagcagggataaacatttcattgaaatctgCCATCATGATGTGACCAAGGAAAGTTGAACCAGGTGTGACAGGCACGCAATACAATGCAGGATACATTAGAAATCAAGACGTTCAACATTATTTgtgaattacaaattatatatatcataatatgcAAGTTTAAAAGATGtgttttaagtttatttttaaaaacagctaATGAATATTCTAATCGAAGATCCAGCGCGAGGCAGTTCCATAGGACATATCAAACTGCCTTTCACTTTACTAGGAGCGCGTAGCTTTAGAATGAGAGTAAGGAATCCGCCATGTTTGCTGAGGACGGTAGACTTGAACTAGTTCCTGGACGTATGTTGGAGTTACAGATGCAGATTCTGTTCATTGATCATCCAAGTCTGACACTACGACATATACCAATATAAAACGATTCTAACGGTAAACGTGTACATGTAAACAGATGGTGACTGTTGCATGTTTTATTGATAAGAGTATTGTATTAAGTAATAGTCTAAGAAATAATCATACTGAGGACGAGTTATTGATCAGAAAGGATTATTATGTCATATATTATTAACTTGTAGTACAACAGTAACGTGAGATTTTACCTCTACAAATCATGCTGTTAATCTATCACTCTGACAGATCATAATATTTAATTATAACTGTGGTAacttatatatatgtacaacaataatgCGAGATTTTACCTTTAAACAAAttagaatttatcaaattatgatatatactgTGATAGTAGTACAATAAAAATGCGAGATTTTACCTTTATACAAATACTGTAATTTATCAGATTTAGGAATGAATGTCCACTGTGAGGGTCATTCTGTACTACAGGGAGTTTTCACAGCCTCCATAACACAAACAGCTATTAGACAACTGCCATGGTTTCATATTCAATTTCTCTTGTTTTCATGGTTGTTACAGACATAATGATGGGCAGGTTTCAGTGAGATAACATTGTATTAATAAAACTaccttttgtttttcatatataaacTGATGAAAAGCCACCACAGtcatatttcacaatttatcttatttcattttataaataatTACACAGGCTTCTTTTTTTATATCCAGTTAAGAAagcatttaaaacacattaaaaaCATTGGTAATCTAAAAACATAATATCATTTTACATAAAGGGCaacccatccccccccccccaaataaaacAACCCTTGCAGTCAGTTAGTATAATTATTCTTTGCACAAGTGGTATATAAAACATCATTATTTACACCTAATTAATCATTTGTTGAGTTGATAACAAAATATTCCTAAAGTCAAGAGAAATTTTCCGTGCAATATCTGGGTCATTATTGAGAACATTAACATTCTGTGAAATAATTTGATCTGTATTGAAACAATCCAGATACAAGTTTAATATCACGctaattgtaaacaaagatgtCAGACCAGATATATTgtgcaaattttttttaattttctgtcaACCAAGTATCACTTAATTCTAATATTTTATTACAGATTACTTGTTGAAGACCAGAAGATATTATCAtaatctgacgtgtttcacaagCACTGTCTGATGCAATAAGGAGAACATTAAATGTGATATTTCATCCATCCATATGAGTCACCGAGTGCCAGCTATGTTTGATTTTCTAAACTTAATGAGAAAACAAACTATCAACATAAAACAATTAATAGAGATATAttctagctacatgtattataataaaGAAATTACTTAACTTATTTCAGTAAAGACgagaaaaaaatctcaaatgTAAAATGTCACCATCTTGTAATATTTGGGTCACATGATAAGAAAaattgcacccccccccccttccaagtTTTACAGCCGATCACAAAGAAATGTACTCCGAATAGAAATATATGACAGCAAAATTTTGTCGCATATACATCTGTAGTTGGTAATTTACGCAAGAGGCATGGAATTATTGGTAACATTTTCACAGTGAAATTACTGTATTCTGAGGCCCACATCTGAGGGTCCCCCCCCCTAACTTAACAGATTAAGGCAGAGTGGTGTTCTGATTATACCATAATTCTataatacttttaaaataatcatttggAGGCCCAGATTCCAAGAATGATATTGTATTGATTCTTAGCTGGACTGCTATCTAAAACAGATATACTCATTGGCTACCAccataatttacatgtactgcATGTGTTACTAACATTACCATACAATCATGCAGACACTTCAGACAGATTAAAGCAGTATACTAcgtcgtcataatggctgacatccttttaaaacatggatacataaatatatatatatatatccagtGATTTTTTGGGGGctaaaatgccaccgatattcggctgtttccccctcactaaaattagctattttcccccaaatatatgtatatgtgtttttcccaatttaaaatctagggaaattaggccatttaaaaaaaaaggttaccaTATATTTCTGAcagagtaaatacgtttttttttcttcagttttattctccaaaccactgcacatgcaaaaggttttgtaaagaatatgtaaaacaatagaggcatccatataagcagagatgcacattaagccatattgtttacaatttagtttgaccgccattatatatagggtcaggctaataacaggaagtggccaacagtatagggttttactaatatccaaaaaatacaaaacaggagagacattctggaaacttcattattaatataaaatttacaagattatgggtacaaatgctggtgaattaataatttattattttctttatgaaattagacaatttaaagtatttcttagaaaaagtaagtaatatatatacaaggtgcgacttccaatacatatttaatgttaaataatgatttattttatgattttaaatcagatctgaaataaacctctaacaaaaaaattgttatttgattattttatggatctttaccattttaatttactatgaatgattttttccaatttgaggaaaatgtcgctaatttttcccaattcaaaaggaggggtggtagtttgaaaaacaaaaaaaatcactgatatCAGCAATATGTATCTATTCCTTTTCGATTTAAATGCCTAGCAGTAGCTGAGTAGGTCAGTAGGTTAAATAGCACCTCGACTGCTAAATTGTAGATTGCGGGTTCAAGTATAGcagggttttaaaaaaaaattcaaattactttcaactaaaactgcattttttgactaaataaagtatatttgaaagatttcaatttcaaaatatatgttttacatatcctccacatcaaatttctctggtgcaGCATACTTCCTTAATATACAATGGCCTTTTTTATTTCATGCAGGCCCTTttgatataacaaattaatatacaaaattcttcttcttttatttcaacCATGTTAACAAAGTAGGCTCTTTATTATCACAATTAATGGCTGCTTTTATTAGTAAGCTTCAATACTGATCTAGAGAGAAAGCTCTTATTTATGAAGATGCTATCAAAACTGCATGGTGTGCAAACTGTGGACAAGAGCATTAATTGGAATGATTTACAATGCCATTCAGTTTGCAGAAAATACTCATGTTTGATTTGATACTTAAAATAACCATAATAATAAAAGGTACCAAAAACAATTGCCACCACTTAAAAGGAGCAAGATGACTAAAGTAAAGCTTTTATAACAAACCATATACCTTAATATTCTGTCATCTGATCAGCTCTATTGCAGCCATTCTTTTGAGGGGTAACGATACAAATTTTGAAGACTCTGGATGCAATTGAAAGGGGTccaaattgaaaatatcttatcGTGTAATTGTTCCACAGAGGTTATCTCATATACTGACTACTCTCtctttttttaatctttaaccATAAATTTCCAATAATGCTTATCTTGGCTCTGTGTCGGCCATTCTATTGTGTAGAGGTGGATGTCTTCCATAAATGTTTTAGTAGCCCTAGTACAATGAACTAGCACATTATCATCTTATAATATATAATCATTGTCAGAAAAGTGTTATGCTATAACTGTCCATAGATTGTTGTctataatttcaatatatttatctGAATTTATGTTCCCTTCCATACAAGTTAAAGCACCGATGCCATAATAAGTTATGCAACCCAAAACCATCAAGCTAActaagttttttgttttctacaGATGACACACGTTTTAAACATTTcggtctatgctcggcacttacagcctttgagcagggagggatctttatcgtgccacaccagctgtgacacggccgggacctcggtttttgcggtctcatccaaaggactgccTCGGCCATTTAGTTGCcgtttacgacaagcaaggggtaccaaGGACCctttctaacccagatccccacaggGCTTAAATTCACACTACATTGGAATGATTACATCATGtacatattaatatgactataaaaaaaattccaatgtcaaattttatcCCCTATTGAGCCCCCTTCTCCAGGATCATGATTGAAATAACCTGGATTCTACACTACCtcaggatgcttgcatattagaatatttacatttccaacgttttttgtttttgatatttgTAGTGACAGCCATTTCCCCATGAATGCGCTGCaattgtgaacaatgtgtgtatgaattttgataaatatagtacgtctactTCAATGGCTGGGGATTCCGATCCAAGATTTGTCAAATATCAGTAGTGCATATATTTGCTGAGATATGAACATTTAACCTAATCCAAGGTAATGAATACTGACAGCACATGGACACTGCAGAGGATCACGATTGTTAGGTTAGAGGTGAACTAATTGATACAGAACACAGTAAAGAAAACTACACATATAAATTAATTTGCATTATTGTGAAATgatgtaaatcatttaaatatttttgtccaCGTTCTGTAGCTCAACAACCCACCAAAAACCCTGAACGTTTATCATGTTCAGCACTGCATAAATACAGTGACCAAGCACAGTAACAATGCATGATCATATCATTATAATCTCGACAATACTTCCTCGATTCTCACAAGGATAATCTGATAGGATCACAAGTCACAACCCAATGTCAATATGACAACATTTTATCGAGTAAAACAATTACATGCTTGGATATTAGTAATCGTTGTGATAGAATATATCTATGTAAACCATATTCTTTTGCTGATGAAACTATAAAATGtgtttcattcaattatttttacGAGTGAATGGAACAGTGGGTGTATTATTCACACTTTAATGAAAGACAAACACTACTTGGCAGCATTGTCTCAGTTCACTTTttaataagtttttttttttcagctgtgggttttaaaacacaaataatGGGACTTAATTGTCACTTCAGGAAAAAAAAACTCAAGAAGACATGGATTTTGGTCAGATTTTTACTGGAGTCCTGGGTTCTTCCATGTCATATTTGACATCTTTGTgtctaaaatgaattttttgaaTCAATGATGCAGATTTTTGGGTAAGCAAGTACCAGAGTTTGAAGTGGAAATTTaacattaaagggactgattcacgatttcccccaatttttttttcacttttaaatttaaaaatgatcaaaatctacagtctgatatgtttagaaggtttcatataaaaaaaaattgaggttatccatcatgacagaagctcattatagaaagtttattatttgttttgaaaacaaagattgaggtgtgttgttgtttatgaagttttcaaaataaatggatattgatccaagtatatatatatatatatcacatctcaagtatactttaggtaaaatgtgtcatttaaaagtaaaaatttgtgattgaacAAAATGAAGAtactttaaattacaaaactaatgtttcactggtttgtttgtttacataaaaaagactcaagtctttttacataacacagaatcaaagctgaaatgttgctcttatccttgcattcagaccgtccaaattttggttgtcaacattaaatgagttatattttgaatatttaacatatttctttcgaaaaacgtgaaccagtcccatGGACAGAGTCATGTTATGGATCcatttaatataatatatagattTACTTCTCACCTTAATTAAAGCATTCTAGATCTGTAATAACTGGGCAAAGTATGGCTTAATAAATTGCATAAAAATAAGCAAAATTGTTACATAAATGTCAAAAGCATGCTGTTTAACTAAGTACTGAATCTAATATATACTACTGATACAAAGTGTATGCCTGTATGGTACCACAAATCAAGCCAAAGATAtttgatttcacaaaatattcacTAATCTgttatcatatttaaaaaaaacccacacatttatatatatattatattattattaatatatctTATTGTACAATTATGGTTGTATGATGTGAGGTATGATGTGTGTCACTCacaatacagtcaaaccttgttatctcaaactcgatgggaccgagaaaaaaacttcgagatatccaagCTCTATATATCAaaggtaaaatacttaaagaataagtgttCGGGACATCGGAATCACTTCAACATGTATCCATGGTAATCAAGATATCGATGTTCGAGATACCGAAGTTCAAAGTTCTGTATCTCATTTTACAGTACAAGTATGTTTGTGTACGTGTAGGTATGATGTGTGTCTCTCACAATATTACATTGTACAAGTATGTTTGTGTATCCACGTACACATAAACAGTGTCTTTGCTATGTTACAGACTCGCGTGGTGATTAAAATCTGATCTTATATATTCTGACAACATTACTTAACATGGGTCCTTGTCACTCATATATCGACCTATTACAGTCTATTGTAATCTTCTATTTGTATAATACAGTTCTTTATTTACCAATGCTTTCACAAGGCTCAAGATtgcaaaatttgaaagaaaCCATCCAGGTTTAAAATGAAAGCTAAGGAAATGTTATCTTTGTAGATCTATAGCGAGACTTTCCCCTCATCAACATGTTAATCAATATGACGTTTCTCCTTACCCTGGAGTGCAAAAAGGTGTAAAGGTAGGGATTGCGCAAACGTTCTGCCAAATGAGGGGCCCTCTTCTGGGGTACTAGAGTCCGAGTCTGGAGATCCTGCTCCTCGCCTCTCGCCATTCATGGCAGTGGCTCCACCTGGTATTACTAAACCAGTTGGAGTTGATGCGCTAAAATGTCCTAAACTGCGAGCTCGTAAACGAGTGTTCGCAGACCCACCAGAGCCTACTGCGACTTCTGCCCCCGAACCCCCGGGCACAGGGCCACTTCCTGAAAATGTCCGTGGTCTCTGAGCTGGTGTGCTTTGTTTTGTGCCCATGACTAGCAGTTAA encodes the following:
- the LOC125672872 gene encoding E3 ubiquitin-protein ligase ZNRF2-like isoform X1, translated to MGTKQSTPAQRPRTFSGSGPVPGGSGAEVAVGSGGSANTRLRARSLGHFSASTPTGLVIPGGATAMNGERRGAGSPDSDSSTPEEGPSFGRTFAQSLPLHLFALQGIKCPVCAKFIPPEEIECHLVICLTKPRISYNEDVLVEDKGECVICFDELEKGDTIARLPCLCVYHKGYVTCGKDDRYEVCIIFWKNDCK
- the LOC125672872 gene encoding E3 ubiquitin-protein ligase ZNRF2-like isoform X2, with the protein product MGTKQSTPAQRPRTFSGSGPVPGGSGAEVAVGSGGSANTRLRARSLGHFSASTPTGLVIPGGATAMNGERRGAGSPDSDSSTPEEGPSFGRTFAQSLPLHLFALQGIKCPVCAKFIPPEEIECHLVICLTKPRISYNEDVLVEDKGECVICFDELEKGDTIARLPCLCVYHKGCIDKWFEKNRSCPEHPSD